The Paramixta manurensis region GCAAAAACGCCTGCGTCGTAATGTAGGAGAAGCGATTGCCGATTTTGCTATGATTGAAGAAGGTGACCGCATTATGGTGTGCCTCTCCGGTGGGAAAGACAGTTACACCATGCTGGAGATTTTGCGCAATTTGCAGCAGAGCGCGCCGGTAAATTTCTCGCTGGTGGCGGTTAACCTTGACCAAAAGCAGCCCGGTTTCCCCGAACATGTGCTGCCGCAATATCTGGACTCCCTCGGGGTGGAATACAAAATTGTCGAAGAGAATACCTACGGCATCGTAAAAGAGAAAATTCCGGAAGGGAAAACCACCTGTTCGCTTTGCTCACGCTTGCGTCGTGGGATCCTTTACCGCACCGCCACCGAGTTAGGATGTACCAAAATTGCATTGGGTCACCATCGTGACGATATTCTGCAAACTCTGTTTTTGAATATGTTTTACGGTGGCAAGATGAAAGGCATGCCGCCAAAACTGATGAGCGATGACGGTAAACATATCGTTATTCGCCCACTGGCCTATTGCCGTGAGAAGGATATTGAGCGTTTCGCCATCGCGCGTGAGTACCCAATTATTCCGTGCAACCTTTGTGGCTCACAGCCTAACCTGCAGCGCCAGGTCATCGCCGATATGCTGCGCGATTGGGATAAACGCTACCCTGGCCGCATTGAAACGATGTTTAGCGCCATGCAGAACGTGGTGCCTTCACATCTGGCCGATTTCGAACTGTTTGACTTCAAGGGCATTCAGCACGGCAGTGAAGTGGTTGCGGGCGGCGACATTGCTTTTGATCGCGAAACACTGCCGCTGCGCCCTGCCGGTTGGCAACCGGATGAAGAGGAAGACGCGGCCGCCGTTCGTCTGAATGTATTAGAACTTAAGTAAGTTTCAGGGCGATGGCGACATCGCCCCAACGAACCGATGCGGCGGCGGATCGATAATCGGTGTAGGGTCCGGCTCGGTTGGCGGAGGGTCTGGAATAGGTTGTGGTTTGGGGATCGGGTCAGGAACCGGTACCGGGTCGGCAGGCAGCGGTTCAGAAGCGCGGATTTGTTCGCTCCAATAGGTTGTGAACATGCTCTTCTCCTTATCTACGGGATGAGCAGTAAGCATAGAAGAAGATGATAAGCTCTGGCGAAACGGCAAAAAAAAGCCGGCTCAAGGCCGGCATCGTATGAATCAATTGTGCTATGCATTAATTCAAAAAAGGAAGTAAGACAATATGGAGCGCAACGCCCATCGCTTGACGTTGCATTCACCTGCGAGAGAAAGTTTGCCGCAGCGAGCGCGCAGGCTTATTGATGTCGATCAGCTTTTTTTCAGTTTTCCATCACGCTTTGCCGGAATCTCACAGCCACCGGCGTCGTTTTAACCACCACGCGACGCCTAACACCAGCAAGACTAATAACAGGCAAAAAACGCTAAACCCATAACGCCATGTGCCGCCGGGAATACCGCCAAGGTTAACGCCGAACAGGCCAGTTAAAAATGTAGTGGGTAAAAACACCATTGCCAGCAACGACATAGTATAGGTACGACGGTTCATCGCCTCCGCCAGTACCGACGCAATTTCATCAGACAGCACCGCGGTACGCGCCACGCTGGCATCCAAATCATCAAGCCCACGCCCTAAGCGATCGGAAATTTCCTGCATCCGGCGACGCTCATCATCATCCATCCACGGAAGCCGCTCACTCGCCAGCCGCGCATAAACGTCACGCTGCGGTGCCATATAGCGCCGCATCACAATAAGTTGTTTGCGGAGCAACGCCAACTCACCGCGCGCCGGTACCCGTTGATCCAGCAATGCATCTTCCAGCTCGATAATCTTATCGTGCAGCTCTTCAATAAATTCACTGGTGTGATCGGTTAATGCGTCGCACACCTCGACTAACCAACTTCCGCCGTCAACCGGGCCGTTCCCTTCTTGCAGATCGCTTAACACTTCATCAATCGCGTACACTTTCCGACGCCGGGTAGACACGATCAACTTATCATTGATAAATACCCGTACCGCAACCAACTGGTCGGGACGGGAATCACTGTTTAGATTCACGCTGCGCAACGTGATCATAAACCC contains the following coding sequences:
- the ttcA gene encoding tRNA 2-thiocytidine(32) synthetase TtcA, producing MSDQTENKRERYNLNKLQKRLRRNVGEAIADFAMIEEGDRIMVCLSGGKDSYTMLEILRNLQQSAPVNFSLVAVNLDQKQPGFPEHVLPQYLDSLGVEYKIVEENTYGIVKEKIPEGKTTCSLCSRLRRGILYRTATELGCTKIALGHHRDDILQTLFLNMFYGGKMKGMPPKLMSDDGKHIVIRPLAYCREKDIERFAIAREYPIIPCNLCGSQPNLQRQVIADMLRDWDKRYPGRIETMFSAMQNVVPSHLADFELFDFKGIQHGSEVVAGGDIAFDRETLPLRPAGWQPDEEEDAAAVRLNVLELK
- the ynaL gene encoding proline-rich small protein YnaL, translated to MFTTYWSEQIRASEPLPADPVPVPDPIPKPQPIPDPPPTEPDPTPIIDPPPHRFVGAMSPSP
- the zntB gene encoding zinc transporter ZntB produces the protein MDVIQGKALQVSDAIIACQLDGKGGMVPIEDKDVIHCERPCWLHLNYTHRDSAAWLSSTPLIPDTVRDALSGDSMRPRVSRLGDGFMITLRSVNLNSDSRPDQLVAVRVFINDKLIVSTRRRKVYAIDEVLSDLQEGNGPVDGGSWLVEVCDALTDHTSEFIEELHDKIIELEDALLDQRVPARGELALLRKQLIVMRRYMAPQRDVYARLASERLPWMDDDERRRMQEISDRLGRGLDDLDASVARTAVLSDEIASVLAEAMNRRTYTMSLLAMVFLPTTFLTGLFGVNLGGIPGGTWRYGFSVFCLLLVLLVLGVAWWLKRRRWL